A DNA window from Chitinibacter fontanus contains the following coding sequences:
- a CDS encoding AEC family transporter, whose translation MHTLYPLFQIIAPVMILIFIGWAYARHRPVDMTAANRLNIELLSPLLVFSAMTGKNAALGQFWLLIVFATLVILGSGLIAYWVAGRLGLHKIAFSAPQMFTNTGNMGLPLWLFAFGEAHFPAAIAIFILTNLLHFTLGIRLFDRSAPLITVFKTPMVWALIAGLLVQYTLLELPLWLLKPIKMLGDIAIPLMLFSLGVRMAQFKVTRWHAGLIGGLLCPIAGLALAWPLAHFLPSAQAGILLLFGALPPAVLNYLFAEQYEQDPELVAALVVAGTLLALLFIPLALWLGLNTSIGY comes from the coding sequence TTGCACACGCTTTACCCGCTGTTTCAAATCATTGCACCGGTGATGATCCTGATTTTTATCGGCTGGGCATACGCCCGCCATCGCCCCGTCGATATGACGGCAGCCAATCGACTCAATATTGAGCTACTTTCCCCTTTACTAGTCTTTAGTGCCATGACTGGCAAAAATGCGGCACTGGGGCAATTCTGGCTGCTGATTGTATTTGCAACACTGGTTATTTTGGGCTCAGGCTTGATTGCATACTGGGTGGCTGGGCGACTAGGCCTGCACAAAATTGCGTTTAGTGCGCCGCAAATGTTCACCAATACCGGCAATATGGGCTTGCCGCTCTGGCTATTTGCTTTTGGCGAAGCGCATTTTCCTGCGGCAATTGCAATTTTCATTCTGACCAATTTATTGCATTTCACACTCGGGATTCGCTTATTTGATCGCAGCGCCCCATTGATCACAGTCTTCAAAACCCCGATGGTATGGGCGCTGATCGCCGGCTTACTGGTGCAATATACCCTCCTTGAGCTGCCATTATGGCTACTCAAACCGATTAAAATGCTTGGCGATATTGCCATCCCTTTGATGCTATTTTCGCTGGGGGTGCGGATGGCGCAATTCAAAGTAACGCGCTGGCATGCGGGCTTAATTGGCGGGCTACTCTGCCCAATCGCGGGCTTGGCACTTGCCTGGCCGTTAGCGCATTTCCTGCCTAGCGCACAAGCCGGCATCTTATTGCTTTTTGGCGCACTGCCACCTGCAGTTCTGAATTATTTATTTGCTGAGCAATATGAGCAGGATCCGGAGCTGGTCGCAGCGCTGGTGGTGGCCGGCACCTTGCTTGCCTTACTATTCATCCCCTTGGCATTGTGGCTGGGGCTTAATACCAGCATAGGGTATTAA
- a CDS encoding bifunctional diguanylate cyclase/phosphodiesterase, with translation MKLEFTKSIWLLAYLCAALIEFAFLPSGQVFSSLSLSGGIALAALLHKGWRIIPWLSIGVVAQAILQHGMGAHVVSLPLIRLTSVAIGAYFISRENDFAEFRIRHALDLLWFGAGLSAAAYAFLLALLLPQYLPTHDAWWGGVGLVWLTEAVGVLILVPGYFALQNDWTQLRANWLIEATTLISIAASGAMLLLAHFDRENLQLTYLCFPLMVWSALRLGQVGNSVTALVLWLILASPTIAGILPQHEIAHQLFLLALALQTAVLLASIRRENALAVGEARLARQVFQHASEGIMMIAADHRVVAVNPAFSRITGYSEQEALGRPSRIFDTRPGNPNHYQTFLLEQLDKTGHWEGEMLDKRKTGELYPAWLSISAVHDHEGRLSRYVGIFSDYTSRKQAEQKAQYLALHDSLTDLYNRNGFHDELAKALTRSSTKRRGMALLFIDLDRFKSINDTLGHDVGDQLLRIVAQRLRKHLKHDDVVARLGGDEFTVVLENIHQLQQVSQVAERLLQAMAESYLINGQELFITGSIGISMYPNDGGVASQLMRNADLAMYRAKDLGKNAYHFYSHDMNRQNTQQFSVQAALRFALERQQLKLVFQPQMNLATGQLSGMECLIRWQHPDMGWISPAEFIPIAEETGMIIPIGHWVLLEACRTAQQWRAAGLLVPKMAVNLSVRQFKPGVLVEQVASVLQETGFPAYLLELEVTESLIMRRINEAVDIMNALKAMGVTLAIDDFGTGYSSLSQLKYLPLDILKIDRSFVEGLPCDHDDMAIAQTIIAMAKKLSLSVVAEGVETAEQMQALHAAGCDTIQGYFYAKPLPAEAMAQMMQRV, from the coding sequence GTGAAACTGGAATTTACCAAGAGCATCTGGCTCCTTGCCTATCTCTGCGCCGCCCTCATTGAATTTGCTTTTCTGCCGTCTGGTCAGGTGTTCTCATCTTTAAGTCTGAGTGGCGGTATTGCGCTGGCTGCCTTACTGCATAAAGGTTGGCGTATTATACCCTGGTTGTCTATTGGGGTTGTCGCGCAGGCAATTTTGCAGCATGGGATGGGTGCACACGTTGTTAGTTTGCCACTGATCCGGCTTACTAGTGTCGCCATTGGTGCTTATTTCATTAGTCGAGAAAACGATTTTGCTGAGTTTCGCATTCGACATGCACTAGATTTACTGTGGTTTGGAGCCGGTTTGTCTGCTGCCGCCTATGCTTTTTTATTGGCATTGCTGCTTCCGCAATATTTGCCCACGCATGATGCATGGTGGGGCGGTGTTGGCTTGGTGTGGCTGACTGAAGCTGTTGGGGTACTGATTTTGGTGCCTGGTTATTTTGCCCTGCAAAATGACTGGACCCAATTACGTGCAAATTGGCTGATCGAGGCAACGACTCTGATTTCGATTGCTGCTTCTGGAGCCATGCTGTTGTTGGCGCATTTTGACCGGGAAAATTTGCAGCTTACGTATTTGTGTTTCCCACTCATGGTGTGGTCGGCTCTGCGTTTGGGGCAGGTGGGGAATAGTGTAACAGCTCTGGTGCTGTGGCTGATTTTGGCTAGTCCAACCATTGCGGGTATTTTGCCGCAGCACGAAATTGCGCATCAATTATTTTTGCTAGCGCTGGCTTTGCAAACTGCGGTTTTACTGGCGAGTATTCGGCGTGAAAATGCGCTGGCGGTTGGAGAGGCAAGGTTAGCGCGGCAGGTATTTCAGCATGCATCGGAAGGCATTATGATGATTGCTGCCGATCACCGAGTGGTGGCCGTAAACCCAGCATTTAGCCGCATTACGGGTTACAGCGAACAAGAGGCTTTAGGCCGACCTTCGCGTATCTTTGATACTCGGCCAGGTAACCCAAATCATTATCAGACCTTCTTGCTGGAGCAGTTGGATAAAACTGGGCACTGGGAAGGCGAAATGCTTGATAAGCGCAAAACTGGTGAGCTGTACCCGGCTTGGCTTTCAATTAGCGCCGTACACGATCACGAGGGGCGCTTAAGCCGCTATGTCGGCATTTTTTCTGATTACACCAGCCGCAAACAGGCTGAGCAAAAGGCGCAATACCTTGCGCTGCATGACTCCTTAACAGACCTATATAATCGCAATGGTTTTCATGATGAACTGGCTAAAGCGCTAACTCGCTCCAGCACTAAGCGCCGTGGTATGGCGCTGCTGTTTATTGATTTGGACCGCTTTAAATCTATCAATGATACTCTGGGTCATGATGTTGGAGACCAACTGCTCCGCATCGTGGCACAGCGCTTGCGCAAGCATTTAAAGCACGATGATGTGGTGGCCCGCTTGGGGGGCGATGAATTTACTGTGGTGCTGGAAAATATTCATCAGTTGCAACAGGTCTCACAAGTTGCCGAGCGTTTGCTGCAAGCGATGGCTGAGAGCTACCTGATTAACGGGCAGGAACTCTTTATTACCGGCTCAATTGGCATCAGTATGTACCCAAATGACGGTGGGGTGGCGTCACAATTGATGCGTAATGCAGATTTGGCGATGTATCGGGCAAAAGACCTAGGCAAAAATGCCTACCATTTTTACTCGCACGATATGAATCGGCAAAACACACAACAATTTTCGGTGCAGGCAGCCTTGCGATTTGCACTTGAGCGTCAGCAGCTAAAGCTGGTGTTTCAGCCGCAAATGAATTTGGCAACGGGACAGCTGAGTGGCATGGAGTGCCTGATTCGCTGGCAACACCCAGACATGGGCTGGATTTCCCCAGCTGAATTTATCCCGATTGCAGAAGAAACCGGCATGATTATCCCGATTGGCCATTGGGTATTACTCGAGGCCTGTCGAACCGCCCAGCAGTGGCGTGCAGCAGGCTTATTGGTGCCAAAGATGGCGGTAAATCTATCGGTGCGACAATTTAAGCCCGGGGTGTTGGTTGAACAAGTGGCCAGTGTATTACAGGAAACCGGGTTCCCAGCTTATCTCTTGGAGCTTGAGGTGACTGAAAGCCTGATTATGCGGCGGATCAATGAAGCGGTGGATATTATGAATGCGCTCAAGGCGATGGGCGTGACCTTGGCGATTGATGATTTTGGCACGGGCTATTCTTCGTTATCGCAGCTTAAGTATTTGCCTCTTGATATTTTGAAAATCGATCGCTCTTTCGTGGAAGGTTTACCGTGTGATCATGACGATATGGCCATCGCACAAACGATTATTGCAATGGCGAAAAAACTAAGCCTCAGTGTCGTTGCCGAGGGAGTAGAGACTGCGGAGCAGATGCAGGCGCTGCACGCCGCAGGATGTGACACGATTCAAGGCTACTTTTATGCTAAACCACTGCCTGCCGAGGCAATGGCACAAATGATGCAGCGGGTATAG
- a CDS encoding bifunctional diguanylate cyclase/phosphodiesterase: MNDDFLVFANEDQPNSELALPPWAILVVDDDHDIHLSTSLVLKNTQLLGRNIELVHAYSAREAFDLLLKRHDFAIILLDVVMENDFAGLDLVAKIRGILGLKEVRIILRTGQPGHAPEPGIFNLHDINDYRLKTELTNNRLITALSAALRSYEQICSISANRRGLEMIVHTEAELMECTHFTDFAAAILKHAPKVFDRECTGFVAKVYPHTPTHDDIGACSPDLLDSVLEKLKQRPQSSSNHHFDSCEIWLHLQAGNDQAVIYLQFKTLLTEFINFGQIATVFAANTSACLGHLCQLERLNYLAYHDELTELGNRSWFIDQLGAAPPPERGTFAVAILDLCRFADINDGLGYEVGNALLRSFANRLQSHYSDSNTMVARLGNDVFGVFGPITQVNPDLLFHLFSTPLQAHQHSIPVQIAIGVRSVNDEPLNGLQLLEQANIALNLAKIKPHPRWASFSPDMEANTRWRHEIIRQLRTAFQANLLQVWYQPQVHLQTNEVSGVEALLRWPGEVGFIQSPSVFIPLAEYSGLIVEMGDWVLDEACRAYQELQHLPNAPKRVAVNISMPQFRTGTLSKSVNQSLLKYKLAPNVLELEITESIAMDEPEIVRSCLSALRTIGVDISIDDFGTGYSSLGQLHALPIDSLKIDKSFVDDIDEEKSGLYVELIIGLAQRLGLSTVAEGVETKTQAHRLKELGCTIAQGYYYAKPMPLHELKRWLEARANAI; the protein is encoded by the coding sequence ATGAACGACGATTTCCTCGTCTTTGCAAACGAAGATCAACCCAATTCTGAATTGGCGCTACCGCCATGGGCGATTTTAGTGGTTGATGATGACCATGACATTCATCTCAGTACCAGCTTGGTACTCAAGAACACCCAGTTACTGGGGCGCAATATCGAGCTGGTACATGCGTACAGCGCACGCGAAGCTTTTGACTTACTACTAAAACGCCATGACTTTGCGATTATCCTGCTGGATGTCGTGATGGAAAACGATTTTGCAGGCCTGGATTTGGTCGCCAAAATTCGCGGTATTTTGGGCTTAAAGGAAGTACGTATCATTTTACGTACTGGCCAGCCGGGACATGCTCCAGAACCAGGCATCTTCAATTTGCATGACATCAACGATTACCGCTTAAAAACCGAGCTAACCAATAATCGCCTAATTACTGCGCTTTCGGCAGCCTTGCGCAGCTACGAGCAAATTTGCTCAATCTCGGCCAATCGCCGTGGTTTGGAAATGATCGTACACACTGAAGCAGAGCTCATGGAATGCACTCACTTCACTGACTTTGCCGCTGCCATCTTAAAACACGCACCCAAAGTATTTGATCGCGAATGCACTGGCTTTGTTGCCAAGGTCTACCCACACACCCCGACGCATGATGACATCGGCGCCTGCAGCCCTGATTTGCTCGATAGCGTGCTGGAAAAACTAAAACAACGTCCGCAAAGCAGCTCCAATCATCACTTTGACTCCTGCGAAATTTGGCTGCATTTACAAGCGGGCAATGATCAAGCAGTAATTTATTTACAGTTTAAGACGCTACTGACCGAGTTCATCAATTTTGGTCAAATTGCCACGGTATTTGCAGCCAACACCTCAGCGTGTCTGGGGCATCTTTGTCAGCTCGAGCGACTTAACTATCTAGCCTATCATGATGAACTGACCGAATTGGGCAACCGCAGCTGGTTTATTGACCAGCTCGGCGCCGCGCCCCCACCAGAGCGCGGCACTTTTGCTGTCGCCATTTTGGATTTGTGCCGTTTTGCCGATATTAATGACGGCTTGGGCTACGAAGTGGGTAATGCCTTGCTGCGCTCATTTGCCAACCGTTTGCAATCACATTACTCAGACAGCAATACCATGGTTGCTCGCCTTGGCAATGATGTATTTGGGGTGTTTGGCCCAATCACCCAAGTCAACCCAGATTTGCTGTTTCATTTATTCTCAACGCCACTACAAGCGCATCAGCACAGTATTCCGGTGCAAATCGCTATCGGCGTACGCTCCGTCAATGACGAACCACTGAACGGCCTGCAACTGCTCGAACAAGCAAATATCGCGCTCAATTTAGCCAAAATCAAACCCCATCCTCGCTGGGCCAGCTTTAGCCCTGATATGGAAGCCAACACCCGCTGGCGGCACGAAATTATTCGCCAACTGCGCACGGCTTTTCAGGCAAACTTGCTGCAAGTTTGGTACCAACCACAGGTTCACCTGCAGACCAATGAAGTGAGTGGTGTAGAAGCTTTATTACGCTGGCCTGGCGAGGTTGGCTTTATCCAGTCACCGTCCGTGTTTATTCCTTTGGCTGAGTATTCGGGCTTGATTGTTGAGATGGGCGACTGGGTACTAGATGAAGCCTGCCGCGCCTACCAAGAGCTGCAACATTTACCCAATGCACCCAAGCGAGTTGCAGTCAACATTAGCATGCCGCAGTTTCGCACTGGCACGCTGAGCAAAAGTGTTAATCAATCCTTACTCAAATACAAGCTAGCGCCCAATGTGCTCGAATTGGAAATCACCGAAAGCATCGCGATGGATGAGCCCGAAATTGTCCGCAGTTGCTTATCGGCCTTGCGAACCATTGGGGTCGATATTTCGATTGATGATTTCGGCACGGGTTACTCATCTTTAGGGCAGTTGCATGCCTTGCCCATTGATAGCCTGAAAATCGACAAAAGCTTTGTTGATGATATTGATGAGGAAAAGTCAGGCTTGTACGTAGAGTTGATTATCGGACTGGCGCAACGCCTAGGGTTATCCACTGTCGCGGAAGGTGTTGAGACTAAAACTCAGGCACATCGACTAAAAGAATTAGGCTGTACTATTGCGCAAGGCTATTACTACGCCAAACCGATGCCGCTCCATGAACTCAAACGCTGGCTAGAAGCCAGAGCAAATGCAATTTAG